The following proteins come from a genomic window of Venturia canescens isolate UGA chromosome 4, ASM1945775v1, whole genome shotgun sequence:
- the LOC122409424 gene encoding endocuticle structural glycoprotein SgAbd-2-like codes for MFELMSSATTPTINMRYLIFASVILAIASGQGQFREPEKLVKGSHTLGDDLGKYDFTYETEGGIVQTEHGSRKYEGTPAETQLIQGSVQYNAPDGTPISLSWTADEFGTQVVGTHIPTPPPIPPAIQRALEWIAKQPSTTEQPEGDQTIYSGQSSKQNRNYESPKNEHQQFGNLKKTARRN; via the exons atGTTTGAATTGATGTCGTCCGCGACTACACCAACAATCAACATGCGTTATCTT ataTTCGCTTCAGTTATTTTGGCAATCGCAAGTGGCCAGGGACAATTCAGAGAGCCGGAAAAACTTGTGAAAGGATCTCATACGTTAGGGGACGATCTTGGAAAATACGACTTCACATACGAAACGGAGGGGGGGATCGTGCAGACCGAGCACGGTTCGCGAAAATACGAGGGAACGCCGGCCGAGACTCAACTGATACAGGGATCGGTACAGTACAACGCGCCCGATGGAACTCCGATATCTTTGAGTTGGACTGCCGATGAATTCGGTACACAAGTCGTGGGAACGCACATACCAACTCCTCCGCCGATTCCACCTGCGATTCAGCGCGCCCTCGAGTGGATAGCGAAGCAACCATCGACGACTGAACAGCCCGAGGGAGATCAGACGATCTATTCGGGCCAATCCTCGAAGCAAAATCGAAACTACGAGTCGCCCAAAAACGAGCACCAGCAATTcggaaatcttaaaaaaacagCTAGGCGCAATTAA